The DNA region AATCCTCCACAACCTTTCTTTCAAACCTATTTAGGGTTTTTGGAATTATTCTCACTCTTAACTCTTAATTCATATTTTGTATCTGTAATTTTATCATTGCGAGATGCCTTACTGGATTTTGTTTCTAATATTCGTAAACAAACAGCACATTCAAGAAGAAGGCTCCTAAAGCAATTAAGGAGATAAGGAAGTTTGCTCAGAAAGCGATGGGGACGAATGATGTGAGAGTGGATGTGAAGCTGAACAAGGCTGTGTGGAGCCAGGGGATTCGGAGCGTCCCGAGGAGGATTAGGGTTCGCATTGCCCGAAAGAGGAACGACGATGAGGATGCAAAGGAAGAGCTATATTCCCTTGTTACTGTTGTCGAAATCCCCAAGGATGAGCTCAAAGGTTTGGGAACCAAGGTTATTGATGATGAAGATTGATTATGTATTGCTTACATAtctgttttattttatagttgATGCAGATTTGcgaatatcttttattttgttgagacATTGGAGATATTTTAGTTTGATAATATCGATTGCCTTCCTCTGTTTTGATTCTTGGAAAAATTAATCAGCATCAATGCATTTGAGTTTAAACACTCTTTTTTCCTTGTGGTTTTTTTTGTTGCTGGGGGTGATGAggaaaataatttcttaaaagaaCACGATATAACTAAATTTGGAGAGGGAATAGCTTGAGTCCTTGAGGTACTGCTACCTGAAACCGCCAGAATGAATCTATACTGAACAAAATTTTATCGTAGGATACCAAACATTTGTCCATTGTTGTAGGCCTGAGATAATGGATAATTACGAatgttattatttgattttaaccGTAGTGAAGCTATGCTTTTGGGTGTTGAACTCTGCTCTGTTGGTAGGGGCAGCAGTACTTTTGATCCAATGATTAGTGGGTGTAAACCTGGTCAAGCTAACTTGCTCTGTATCATTTTTTGGGGGATTGAGTTTTAAAAGCTAAAATTGATGACAGTGAGGTGTGGataatgaattttgaattttgagagtTTCTGTAGTATTCCTTGCAACTTGGTCAAGGATTAGTAACATTCTACATAAACATGAAGTTTCTTAGCGGTCCTAATTTGCATTACAGCCGTGGCATTGATGTTGATGAATGCCAAGACAGCTGCAACTTGGTTCTAAATATATGCCTGCAAACTAAGTTGTCTTTATCTCCTCAAATCAGAGAGCAAAATCCACCCCCCTAAAATGTATGGACATTGTGCTTTGTGTATTTAAGCTAATGCAGTAGTATCTTTGTTGATTACCCTCATGGCAATCGTGTACACGTATGCTGATTCATTGCGATTGTCAGGTTCAACTTCTTACATCCACGTAGGTTATGCAGAACAGGGAAGATACCATCTCAGTATGAGATGAGTCTGACAAAAACTGTTGGCttgattttctttcatctcCTTTTTTCCCCTTACACTCTAAGGTTAAGATGAGAGGAAAGGGGGTCCACAAAATACGAATATtgacattttttgtttaattaagagaataaaaaaatactttatagaatattatttttattaaaagtttcattttaaattttatttctcgtatttttttaataaataacttcTCTCGTATTTTGTGTTCCTTTAAAACGAgggtaaattattatatttaacgaTTAAAATTGCTTCACATAGATTTGTTAGCTATTCATACAAAAACCTTTGtaaaattttag from Glycine soja cultivar W05 chromosome 8, ASM419377v2, whole genome shotgun sequence includes:
- the LOC114422373 gene encoding 60S ribosomal protein L31-like, translating into MVEAKGRKEEVVTREFTINLHKRLHGCTFKKKAPKAIKEIRKFAQKAMGTNDVRVDVKLNKAVWSQGIRSVPRRIRVRIARKRNDDEDAKEELYSLVTVVEIPKDELKGLGTKVIDDED